One segment of Bdellovibrionota bacterium DNA contains the following:
- a CDS encoding HepT-like ribonuclease domain-containing protein, with protein sequence MLTALDKQIIVRKLDFMRGTLLEMEEILRKGERAYRRNRMDQLATERHIERLVEWAVDVACIILKKNYQLTVPTYPDAFLVLGRRGVLSTKLASGLASSARIRDAIAHLIDDLTPGKVFTGAKTALRHYPAFMKTVRTLTKR encoded by the coding sequence ATGCTGACGGCACTCGACAAACAGATCATCGTCCGAAAGCTCGACTTTATGCGTGGCACGTTACTGGAGATGGAAGAAATTCTCCGGAAGGGGGAGCGAGCGTATCGGCGAAACCGAATGGATCAGTTGGCGACCGAACGTCACATCGAACGCCTCGTGGAATGGGCGGTGGATGTCGCCTGCATTATCCTGAAGAAAAATTACCAACTAACCGTGCCCACGTATCCGGATGCATTCCTGGTGCTCGGTCGCCGGGGTGTCCTATCGACCAAGCTGGCCTCGGGCCTCGCTTCATCCGCCCGAATTCGGGACGCCATTGCGCACCTGATCGACGACCTTACTCCCGGGAAGGTGTTCACCGGAGCCAAGACGGCCCTTAGGCACTATCCGGCGTTCATGAAGACGGTTCGAACGCTCACGAAAAGGTGA
- a CDS encoding nucleotidyltransferase domain-containing protein, whose product MRAHQLRRKLSPWIQRRRPRLVLLFGSAVTGLQGPEPDLDIAVLFQFKFDHGKIITELKSLLGRDDADVMFLDHADPIARFAACQGRLVYERKTGEFDRFFSLASRQFMDNEKFDGLRRELLDDFLDERLTC is encoded by the coding sequence GTGCGAGCCCATCAACTGCGCCGCAAGCTCTCCCCCTGGATCCAACGCCGACGCCCCCGCCTCGTCCTCCTGTTCGGCTCCGCCGTCACCGGCCTTCAAGGCCCCGAACCCGACCTCGACATCGCCGTTCTTTTCCAGTTCAAATTCGACCACGGGAAAATCATCACCGAACTCAAAAGCCTCCTCGGCCGCGACGACGCTGACGTCATGTTCCTGGACCACGCCGACCCCATCGCCCGATTCGCCGCCTGCCAGGGCCGACTCGTCTACGAACGAAAGACCGGCGAATTCGACCGCTTCTTCTCCCTCGCCAGCCGCCAGTTCATGGACAACGAAAAATTCGACGGCCTGCGACGGGAATTACTGGACGACTTCCTTGACGAACGCCTCACATGCTGA
- a CDS encoding HepT-like ribonuclease domain-containing protein, with the protein MFEYDLFHKESLFSPSKSLRRIRNDKVSVAQKRRAQYKPIRLITLLRSDAAKNFGMMAQESVLPLDLAEALAPSVGLQNRIVHEYGLLDARNVFAGTEKALQLFPKYTASILGLMKN; encoded by the coding sequence GTGTTCGAATATGACTTGTTCCATAAAGAATCTCTTTTCTCCCCTTCAAAATCTTTACGCCGTATTCGAAATGACAAGGTCTCAGTAGCGCAAAAACGACGCGCCCAATACAAACCCATTCGTCTTATAACTTTGCTCCGGAGCGACGCGGCCAAAAATTTCGGGATGATGGCTCAAGAAAGCGTATTGCCTCTGGACCTCGCGGAAGCATTGGCTCCCTCGGTCGGATTGCAAAATCGAATTGTTCATGAATACGGCCTTCTCGACGCCCGAAATGTTTTCGCTGGCACCGAAAAAGCCCTTCAATTGTTTCCTAAATATACCGCGTCGATTCTGGGGCTCATGAAAAACTGA
- the gspG gene encoding type II secretion system major pseudopilin GspG: MNRIKKAYVGIGLLGIALVLAGIFIVPWARFNPFYMSQDDRLRRLMVRDQLQRLSVALESYKQDNGFYPTTEQGLDALVRQPRVPPRPQKYYQDGYIGRISVPKDPWGNAFMYKAPGGDRPYSITSRGRLAWYSGDDLRYPEANEALAKGAEKPQQ, from the coding sequence ATGAATCGGATCAAGAAAGCCTACGTCGGAATCGGTCTTCTCGGAATCGCGCTTGTGTTAGCCGGAATCTTTATTGTGCCCTGGGCTCGTTTCAATCCCTTTTACATGTCTCAGGACGATCGTCTCCGCCGCCTCATGGTGCGCGATCAATTGCAACGGCTCAGCGTCGCGCTCGAGTCATATAAGCAGGACAACGGCTTTTATCCGACAACCGAACAGGGACTCGATGCGCTGGTGAGGCAACCGCGCGTTCCGCCGCGGCCGCAGAAATATTATCAAGACGGATATATCGGACGCATTTCGGTTCCCAAAGACCCGTGGGGAAACGCGTTCATGTATAAGGCGCCGGGCGGAGACCGGCCGTATTCAATTACTTCGCGCGGGCGTCTGGCATGGTATAGCGGGGACGATCTGCGATATCCGGAAGCGAACGAAGCCTTGGCGAAAGGCGCCGAGAAGCCGCAGCAATAA
- a CDS encoding acyl-CoA dehydrogenase family protein, with product MGFDLTEEQQQLQQLARDFAQKEMAPKAPHYDQTGEFPKEILKKAWEVGLMNHQIPTEYGGPGLKCLDGCLIAEETGAACTGIATAMEANMLSEAPVIVGGNDEQKKRFLTPMTEEFKLAAYCVTEPAAGSDVQGIKTTAKKAGNDYVINGEKMWITSASVASWYFVLAYTDPSKGYKGMSTFLVPGETDGIVVGKKEKNMGQRCSDTRGITFTNVKVSEKNRVGNEGDGFKIAMAAFDHSRPIVASAAVGLARSAMEHAIRYAGERETFGVPIAKHQAVAFMIADMAKDIEAARLLTWKAAWTIDQGQRNTLFAAYAKSFAADTAMRVATDAVQVFGGYGFNTEYPVEKLMRDAKIFQIYEGTSQIQRLIIAKEIFERRKS from the coding sequence ATCGGGTTCGACCTCACCGAAGAACAGCAACAGCTTCAACAACTTGCGCGTGACTTCGCTCAAAAGGAAATGGCCCCGAAGGCGCCCCATTACGATCAAACCGGCGAGTTTCCCAAAGAGATTCTCAAGAAGGCCTGGGAAGTCGGCCTGATGAATCACCAAATTCCCACGGAATACGGCGGACCGGGCCTCAAGTGTCTGGACGGTTGCCTGATTGCCGAGGAAACCGGCGCGGCCTGCACGGGAATCGCCACGGCGATGGAAGCCAACATGTTGTCCGAAGCTCCGGTGATCGTCGGCGGCAACGACGAACAGAAAAAACGGTTTCTCACGCCGATGACGGAAGAGTTTAAGCTGGCGGCATACTGTGTCACCGAGCCGGCCGCCGGGTCGGACGTCCAGGGCATCAAGACAACGGCCAAGAAAGCCGGGAACGACTATGTGATCAACGGTGAAAAGATGTGGATCACTTCAGCGTCGGTGGCCTCGTGGTATTTCGTCCTCGCGTACACAGACCCCTCCAAGGGGTACAAGGGGATGTCGACATTTCTCGTCCCCGGCGAGACCGACGGCATCGTCGTCGGGAAAAAAGAAAAGAACATGGGACAGCGTTGTTCCGACACGCGAGGAATCACGTTCACCAACGTCAAAGTGAGCGAGAAAAATCGGGTGGGGAACGAAGGCGACGGATTCAAGATCGCGATGGCGGCGTTCGATCACAGCCGTCCTATTGTCGCCTCCGCGGCGGTGGGGTTGGCCCGTTCGGCCATGGAGCACGCCATCCGGTATGCCGGGGAGCGGGAGACATTCGGCGTGCCGATCGCCAAGCATCAGGCCGTCGCTTTCATGATCGCGGACATGGCCAAGGACATTGAGGCGGCGAGACTCCTCACATGGAAAGCCGCATGGACGATCGATCAGGGCCAGCGCAACACCCTCTTTGCCGCCTATGCAAAGTCTTTCGCCGCGGACACTGCGATGCGAGTGGCGACCGATGCCGTTCAAGTTTTCGGCGGCTACGGATTCAACACGGAATATCCGGTGGAAAAACTGATGCGGGACGCGAAGATCTTTCAGATTTACGAAGGAACGAGCCAGATTCAGCGGTTGATCATCGCAAAGGAAATATTTGAGCGGAGGAAATCATGA
- a CDS encoding M20/M25/M40 family metallo-hydrolase, which yields MTGKITAAQIDERIAKHKDSILKEYKKIVESPSVSADPKHKGDIRKTAELASDYLKKAGADVTIIETPGNPVVFGHIENKSKAPTVAVYNHLDVQPVSPKGQDGWEREPFQFTEERGRFYSRGTTDDKGPAMAAFWAAKIAKEFEIPINVEFIWEFEEEIGSPHFAEFCTKAKERIKAQSVVVSDTIWITKGKPAIPTALRGLVALELRLDLNKKDVHSGLCGGVARNPLAEMCQIISSCIDAKTGDITIPGIRETWTPPSEREVADFLRSGFSVTTFKKDHELTTLRTENTAEVAQRIWAMPTFEVHGIAGGYQGPGIKTAIPHSATAKISLRLVPGQQFNKIIDLVRTHVKKINPDCEVLMPEKAYPAYAAPKGIPQIALVSDAMEFAFGAKPAFTREGGSIPAVATMEETFKVPVVFLGLSLPEDGYHCPNESFAWEQLAGGIKAFVKYFELLAASR from the coding sequence ATGACCGGAAAAATCACGGCAGCGCAAATCGACGAACGAATCGCCAAACACAAGGATTCCATCCTAAAGGAGTATAAGAAGATCGTGGAATCGCCCTCGGTGAGTGCCGATCCTAAGCACAAGGGGGACATTCGCAAGACCGCGGAACTGGCAAGCGACTACCTGAAGAAAGCGGGCGCGGACGTAACCATCATTGAAACTCCGGGAAATCCGGTCGTTTTTGGACACATCGAAAACAAGTCCAAAGCTCCGACCGTCGCTGTTTACAATCACCTCGACGTTCAACCTGTGTCACCCAAGGGGCAGGACGGGTGGGAACGTGAGCCTTTTCAGTTCACGGAGGAGCGGGGCCGCTTTTATTCGAGAGGCACTACCGACGACAAAGGCCCGGCGATGGCCGCTTTTTGGGCCGCCAAGATCGCAAAAGAATTCGAGATACCGATCAACGTCGAGTTTATCTGGGAATTTGAAGAAGAAATTGGGTCTCCACATTTTGCAGAATTCTGTACGAAGGCGAAGGAGCGGATCAAAGCCCAGTCGGTGGTCGTCTCGGATACCATCTGGATAACAAAAGGCAAGCCAGCCATTCCGACCGCCTTGCGCGGCCTCGTTGCATTGGAACTACGGCTTGATCTGAACAAAAAGGATGTGCACTCCGGATTGTGCGGAGGCGTGGCCCGGAATCCCTTGGCGGAAATGTGCCAGATCATCTCTTCGTGCATCGATGCCAAGACGGGAGACATCACCATCCCGGGCATTCGAGAGACTTGGACACCGCCGAGTGAGAGGGAAGTGGCTGATTTTCTCCGGTCGGGTTTCTCAGTGACTACGTTTAAGAAGGATCATGAGCTGACCACGTTGCGAACCGAGAATACGGCCGAAGTGGCCCAGCGGATTTGGGCCATGCCGACGTTTGAAGTGCACGGAATTGCCGGCGGTTACCAAGGGCCGGGAATAAAAACTGCGATTCCTCATTCGGCAACGGCGAAGATCAGTTTGCGTTTGGTTCCGGGTCAGCAATTCAACAAGATCATTGACCTGGTGCGAACGCACGTAAAAAAGATCAACCCGGATTGCGAAGTCCTTATGCCTGAAAAGGCATATCCGGCCTACGCTGCGCCAAAGGGAATCCCCCAAATCGCCTTGGTGTCCGACGCCATGGAGTTCGCCTTCGGCGCAAAACCAGCCTTCACGCGGGAAGGGGGTTCGATCCCTGCCGTCGCCACGATGGAAGAGACCTTCAAGGTTCCTGTGGTCTTCTTGGGCTTAAGCCTGCCCGAAGACGGTTACCACTGCCCCAATGAGTCTTTCGCGTGGGAACAGCTGGCGGGAGGCATAAAAGCTTTTGTGAAATATTTCGAGCTGTTGGCTGCGAGCCGATAG
- a CDS encoding type II toxin-antitoxin system Phd/YefM family antitoxin, translating into MPQLVTVTKAKQRLLELARRNQELGESFILLKNGNPVSALLPFEEYEALLETLDILETEPDILAKLRAAEREVAAGRYTVWKGRPQRRKKQ; encoded by the coding sequence ATGCCGCAACTGGTAACGGTCACAAAAGCGAAACAACGGCTGCTCGAACTAGCACGAAGGAACCAAGAACTCGGAGAGTCCTTCATCCTTCTCAAAAATGGAAATCCCGTGAGCGCGCTATTGCCGTTTGAGGAATATGAGGCGTTGCTGGAAACGCTCGATATCCTCGAAACAGAACCGGATATTTTGGCCAAGTTACGGGCGGCGGAGAGGGAGGTTGCCGCCGGTAGGTACACGGTCTGGAAAGGCCGACCGCAAAGGCGTAAGAAGCAATAA
- the nadA gene encoding quinolinate synthase NadA, with product MGLPLDYFQPVPPRHLDRTGIERDNRLVEEIQALKREKGAFVLCHNYQKPEVHRVADAVGDSYGLSVAAKKAACDIIVFCGVRFMAETAHILNPSKKVLLPEEMAGCGLADTITGDDVRAWKARYPGKPVVMYINCSADVKAESDAICTSSNALHVVESIEGDPVLFGPDANLANYVKQKAKKTVIPWDGYCPVHRAVTREMLEKTLELFPDAVVIVHPECNPDVVDLADEVLSTSQMLEAIQRRPEKKFVVGTEIGLIQKAQELCPDKEIHPIYRHKSCDQSCACPYMKVTGLRSVLRSLQNETCVITVPEETRLRALRAVNKMLEIGLPKPQS from the coding sequence ATGGGACTGCCGCTTGATTATTTTCAGCCGGTTCCGCCCCGGCATCTGGACCGCACGGGAATCGAACGTGACAACCGACTCGTGGAAGAAATTCAGGCACTCAAACGGGAGAAGGGAGCTTTTGTTCTTTGCCACAACTACCAAAAACCGGAGGTCCACCGTGTGGCCGATGCCGTCGGCGATTCGTACGGCCTTTCGGTGGCGGCAAAAAAAGCGGCCTGTGACATCATCGTTTTTTGCGGCGTCCGTTTCATGGCCGAGACGGCGCACATTTTAAACCCATCGAAGAAAGTTCTGCTCCCCGAAGAGATGGCCGGCTGCGGCTTGGCGGACACCATCACGGGCGATGACGTCCGGGCCTGGAAAGCCCGTTATCCGGGGAAACCGGTGGTCATGTACATCAACTGCTCCGCCGACGTGAAGGCCGAGTCCGACGCGATCTGCACCAGCTCCAACGCTCTGCACGTTGTGGAATCGATTGAAGGCGATCCGGTCCTTTTCGGTCCAGACGCAAACTTGGCGAACTATGTAAAACAGAAGGCCAAAAAAACCGTGATCCCGTGGGACGGGTACTGCCCGGTTCACCGCGCCGTCACCCGGGAGATGCTCGAAAAAACATTGGAGCTTTTCCCCGACGCCGTCGTCATCGTCCACCCCGAATGCAATCCCGACGTGGTCGACCTCGCCGACGAAGTTCTAAGCACGAGCCAAATGCTGGAAGCGATACAACGGCGGCCGGAAAAAAAGTTCGTCGTGGGTACCGAGATCGGCTTGATTCAGAAAGCGCAGGAACTTTGTCCGGACAAAGAAATTCATCCGATCTACCGCCACAAGAGCTGCGATCAGTCGTGCGCCTGCCCCTACATGAAAGTGACCGGCCTCCGTAGCGTGCTTCGATCTCTTCAGAATGAAACATGCGTGATTACGGTTCCGGAGGAAACGCGGCTCCGTGCGTTGCGAGCCGTAAACAAAATGCTGGAAATTGGCCTGCCGAAACCACAGAGTTAA
- a CDS encoding FAD-binding oxidoreductase → MWDADATLIRDLRLELRGEVWEQEERRAAYSTDESIFSIFPLAVVLPADEEDVRALLQIASRHGVPLTARGGGSSTAGQAIGPGLVVDFSRHFNRILSISENSAVVQPGVVLEDLNRELAGAGRRFAPDPSSRAYCTLGGMVANNASGPHAYKFGATRNHVRRLRLVLADGRIAESTEVGSFFPSIIRSIVAARNRIESRIPKTRKNASGYHVSTLIPPMTDLTPLLVGSEGTLALTTEIELATVPLPEKCNTAVFSFDSLSVAVAAAEPLRSSRPAAIELVDRYILKAMQTGDAGFIDSLGLTTAQASLWVEWEGEIPSVLRKEAAALLENSDVQKHLWALRSDASKILHAQPGARRPLRCVEDGVVPTDRLGTYVTELREILRRHDCDGAIFGHAGDGNIHVNPNVDVGKPRLPARIESLMNDVYDLIFRLEGSISGEHGDGLLRKNYMARQWGDLLPLFREIKAAFDPRGILNPDKKLPDGEFRIPGFRELSREAAPICLVRQS, encoded by the coding sequence ATGTGGGATGCCGATGCGACGCTGATCCGTGACCTCCGACTGGAGTTGCGCGGAGAGGTGTGGGAGCAGGAAGAACGCCGCGCCGCGTATTCGACCGACGAATCGATTTTCAGCATTTTCCCTCTGGCGGTGGTCCTCCCCGCCGACGAAGAAGATGTTCGCGCGCTGCTTCAAATCGCTTCCCGCCATGGTGTTCCGCTGACCGCGCGAGGAGGAGGATCCAGCACGGCCGGCCAAGCGATCGGCCCCGGCCTCGTTGTCGATTTTTCAAGACACTTCAACCGAATTCTTTCGATCTCCGAAAATTCCGCCGTTGTTCAACCGGGCGTCGTCCTGGAGGATCTCAATCGGGAACTAGCCGGCGCCGGCCGGCGTTTTGCGCCGGATCCTTCCAGCCGGGCGTACTGTACGTTGGGCGGAATGGTCGCGAACAACGCCTCCGGCCCGCACGCGTACAAATTTGGGGCGACACGGAATCACGTCCGCCGGTTGCGTTTGGTTCTGGCCGACGGCCGGATCGCCGAGAGTACGGAGGTCGGTTCGTTTTTTCCTTCGATCATCCGATCCATCGTAGCGGCCCGGAACCGGATCGAAAGCCGGATTCCAAAGACGAGAAAGAACGCCAGCGGTTATCACGTGAGCACTCTAATACCGCCGATGACCGATCTGACCCCTCTCTTGGTCGGCTCGGAAGGAACGCTCGCGCTCACGACGGAAATCGAACTCGCGACCGTGCCGCTTCCGGAAAAGTGCAACACGGCGGTCTTCTCGTTTGACTCCCTTTCTGTCGCCGTTGCGGCCGCGGAACCGCTGCGCAGTTCCCGGCCTGCGGCGATCGAGTTGGTCGACCGATACATCCTGAAAGCCATGCAAACCGGTGACGCGGGTTTTATCGATTCATTGGGTCTTACGACTGCACAAGCGTCGCTTTGGGTGGAATGGGAGGGGGAGATTCCGTCGGTCCTTCGAAAGGAAGCCGCGGCCTTGCTCGAGAATTCAGACGTTCAGAAGCATTTGTGGGCGCTGCGTTCCGACGCGTCCAAGATTTTGCACGCCCAACCCGGCGCGCGGCGACCCCTTCGTTGCGTCGAAGACGGCGTTGTCCCGACCGATCGCCTGGGAACGTACGTTACCGAATTGCGCGAGATTCTCCGCCGGCACGATTGTGACGGCGCGATTTTCGGCCATGCGGGGGACGGGAACATTCACGTGAATCCGAACGTCGATGTAGGTAAGCCCCGGTTGCCGGCGCGGATCGAGTCCCTGATGAACGATGTTTACGACCTTATTTTTCGCCTCGAGGGATCGATCAGCGGCGAACATGGCGACGGATTGCTTCGAAAGAACTATATGGCCCGGCAATGGGGCGACCTTCTGCCGCTCTTTCGTGAAATCAAGGCGGCATTTGATCCCAGGGGCATCCTTAATCCCGACAAGAAACTTCCGGACGGCGAATTTCGAATTCCCGGCTTCCGGGAACTCAGCCGTGAGGCTGCGCCCATTTGTCTCGTGCGCCAGTCCTAA
- a CDS encoding nuclear transport factor 2 family protein, protein MEVPSWVRELFDSIDRKDARAFASFLTEDARFRYGSQAMIQGKSAIEKFVAGYFASLQTIRHTIEEVWSADQGNTWFIEGTVEYTLAKGRSVQVPFLNHFSMQEGRIRDYLVFTDPTPLR, encoded by the coding sequence GTGGAAGTTCCTTCCTGGGTTCGCGAGTTATTTGATTCCATCGACCGGAAGGACGCCCGTGCCTTTGCGTCGTTTCTTACGGAGGATGCCCGGTTCCGGTACGGGAGCCAAGCGATGATTCAAGGCAAAAGCGCCATTGAAAAATTCGTCGCCGGATATTTCGCATCCCTTCAGACGATTCGACACACGATCGAAGAGGTGTGGTCCGCGGATCAAGGAAACACCTGGTTCATCGAAGGTACCGTCGAGTACACGCTGGCCAAGGGGCGTTCGGTCCAGGTTCCTTTTTTGAACCATTTCTCGATGCAGGAAGGCCGGATCCGGGATTATCTCGTCTTTACCGATCCGACGCCCTTGCGCTAA
- a CDS encoding NADH-quinone oxidoreductase subunit B family protein yields the protein MKSLHQEIDGNFFTTRVDEVINWSRASSQWYLLFGLACCAIELMQTGGPRADIDRFGSVPRATPRQSDLMIVAGTLTYKMGVRLKLLYEQMPEPKYVLSMGSCATCGGLFSLAYSVMKGVDKIIPVDVYVPGCPPRPEALTEGLLLLQEKIKKEHFLRRPEERTPVIIQ from the coding sequence ATGAAAAGCTTGCATCAAGAAATCGACGGTAATTTTTTTACCACGCGTGTGGACGAAGTGATCAACTGGTCCCGCGCCAGCTCGCAGTGGTATCTGCTTTTCGGCCTCGCCTGTTGCGCCATTGAACTGATGCAAACCGGCGGCCCGCGGGCCGATATCGACCGGTTTGGATCCGTTCCTCGGGCCACGCCACGCCAATCGGACCTCATGATCGTGGCCGGCACACTGACGTACAAAATGGGCGTGCGTCTAAAGCTTTTGTACGAACAGATGCCGGAGCCGAAGTACGTTTTGTCGATGGGAAGCTGCGCCACATGCGGCGGCCTCTTTTCGCTCGCGTATTCGGTGATGAAAGGGGTCGATAAGATCATTCCCGTGGACGTTTACGTTCCCGGCTGCCCTCCGCGACCGGAAGCCCTGACCGAGGGCCTTCTCCTTCTGCAGGAGAAAATCAAGAAAGAGCATTTCCTTCGGCGGCCCGAAGAACGCACACCGGTTATTATTCAATAG
- a CDS encoding DHHA1 domain-containing protein, with the protein MPDETKSQESVLQRFFDQFRQGESFLILTHDHPDPDSISSAAALREIASFIGQASTTVAYGGIIGRTENAHMVKYLRMNLRPIDRVRIEDYNHIALVDTQPGTGNNSLPPRRIPDLVIDHHPMIAPTRKVPFADVREGYGATASILAEYLFKLGIQIDRNLATALLYGIKSETQDLGREAYQIDTECYMKLFPLANKKLLGKIVNSRVPQSYYSWIQDAIENAQIVGNALVTRLGEVDTPDIIPEVADLMLRMQGMVWAFCVGQYKDAVVLSMRTTNIRKNAGSLMKRLVRGKGSGGGHGLIAGGKIDVPGLEPWQIHDLENELEENFLRMIHRDDRPRVPLVGEDGERRKGSKTRSLVLVR; encoded by the coding sequence ATGCCGGACGAGACAAAATCCCAGGAATCGGTCTTACAGCGATTTTTTGATCAATTCCGCCAGGGTGAATCGTTTTTGATTCTTACCCACGACCACCCCGATCCAGATTCGATTTCCAGCGCCGCGGCGTTGAGGGAGATCGCGTCTTTTATCGGACAGGCGAGCACCACGGTGGCGTACGGTGGAATTATCGGCCGGACGGAAAACGCCCATATGGTGAAATACCTCCGGATGAATCTCCGCCCCATCGACCGGGTCCGTATCGAGGATTACAACCATATCGCTCTCGTCGACACTCAGCCGGGGACCGGAAACAATTCTCTCCCTCCCCGAAGGATCCCGGACCTGGTCATCGATCACCATCCGATGATCGCGCCGACCCGAAAGGTGCCCTTCGCCGATGTTCGTGAAGGGTACGGCGCGACGGCGTCGATTCTGGCGGAATACCTTTTCAAGCTGGGAATTCAGATCGACCGGAATCTCGCGACAGCGCTTCTCTACGGAATTAAGTCCGAAACGCAGGACTTGGGAAGGGAGGCGTACCAGATCGACACCGAGTGTTACATGAAGCTTTTTCCCCTCGCGAACAAGAAACTTCTGGGAAAGATTGTTAATTCACGCGTTCCGCAGAGCTATTATTCCTGGATTCAAGACGCCATTGAAAACGCCCAGATCGTTGGAAACGCCCTGGTCACCCGTCTGGGCGAAGTCGACACACCCGATATCATTCCCGAGGTCGCCGATCTGATGCTTCGAATGCAGGGAATGGTTTGGGCCTTCTGCGTCGGCCAGTACAAAGACGCGGTCGTTCTTTCCATGCGGACGACGAATATCCGGAAGAATGCCGGCTCATTGATGAAGCGACTGGTGCGCGGAAAAGGGAGCGGCGGCGGTCACGGCCTGATCGCGGGAGGCAAAATCGACGTCCCGGGTTTGGAACCGTGGCAAATTCATGATCTCGAAAATGAGTTGGAGGAGAATTTTCTTCGGATGATTCATCGCGACGATCGCCCGCGCGTTCCGTTGGTCGGCGAGGACGGAGAGCGCAGAAAAGGGAGTAAAACCAGGTCGTTGGTCTTGGTCCGTTGA
- a CDS encoding molybdopterin-dependent oxidoreductase, producing MPEKVPDHLKKRLPPGQTYSEKWPVLHEGSPLEFDPKKWRLKVHGPVENPRNVSWEEFLAWPRTETMSDFHCVTRWSNFDNRWRGTPFTEFAKIIRPNPDAKFVRFADHQGYDTSLPREACARVGVLLATHWNGKPLEPDHGGPMRLIVPKLYGWKSCKWVVEIEFLPKDKLGYWEIRGYHNDADSWKEERFS from the coding sequence ATGCCTGAAAAAGTCCCAGATCATTTGAAAAAACGTCTGCCGCCGGGTCAGACGTATTCGGAAAAGTGGCCGGTGCTCCACGAAGGTTCCCCGCTGGAATTCGATCCCAAGAAGTGGCGCCTCAAAGTGCATGGACCTGTGGAGAACCCGCGGAATGTCTCGTGGGAGGAATTTCTGGCCTGGCCAAGAACGGAGACGATGAGCGATTTTCACTGTGTCACCCGCTGGTCCAATTTTGACAACCGGTGGAGAGGGACGCCCTTTACGGAATTCGCTAAAATTATCCGCCCGAACCCAGATGCGAAGTTCGTTCGATTTGCCGATCACCAAGGTTACGACACGTCCCTCCCCCGAGAAGCTTGCGCACGGGTTGGCGTACTTCTGGCGACGCATTGGAACGGAAAACCTTTAGAGCCGGACCACGGGGGACCCATGCGACTCATCGTGCCAAAACTCTACGGTTGGAAAAGTTGCAAATGGGTGGTGGAGATTGAATTCCTACCCAAGGACAAGTTAGGCTATTGGGAAATTCGGGGGTATCACAACGACGCCGATTCTTGGAAAGAGGAACGGTTTTCTTAA